One window of Treponema denticola genomic DNA carries:
- a CDS encoding GNAT family N-acetyltransferase, with translation MGETKMLKIEKAGIEKAKTILDIYNDSNKVFGVVPEQDIIETFENMIKTENTYILYEDNQAIGFISLKDKNTHGLISAIYIKHKIQRKGYGKYILNFIEQEAKHIGLEYLILKALKMFEWTIEFYKKNGFTIFDKKEDELPFITEYIPPAKWEAVMIKRIMTCK, from the coding sequence ATGGGAGAAACAAAAATGCTCAAAATTGAAAAAGCCGGAATAGAAAAAGCAAAAACTATTTTAGATATCTATAACGACAGTAACAAGGTTTTCGGAGTTGTACCGGAACAAGACATAATTGAAACCTTTGAAAATATGATAAAAACCGAAAATACATATATTCTATATGAAGATAATCAGGCAATCGGATTTATATCACTTAAAGATAAAAATACTCATGGGCTTATTTCAGCCATATACATCAAACATAAAATACAAAGAAAAGGATACGGTAAATACATTTTAAATTTTATTGAACAAGAAGCAAAACATATAGGTTTGGAATATCTTATACTGAAAGCTCTTAAAATGTTTGAATGGACAATAGAATTTTATAAAAAAAACGGCTTTACAATCTTTGATAAAAAAGAAGACGAGCTGCCGTTTATAACCGAATATATTCCGCCGGCAAAATGGGAAGCCGTAATGATAAAAAGGATAATGACATGCAAATAA
- a CDS encoding GNAT family N-acetyltransferase, producing MKNVDCNIEKMNEKSYNTIKRDMIKNLAETFIQTKKANELTAISLAEKELNGILTEGVKTKNHNLYVVKKDSQKIGYLWYFIITHNNETFPFVMEINIDKQYRNKGYGKQTMLLLEKETINLGYNKIRLHVLLNNTTAYNMYKNLNYKTIKKIDDGEILEKELNGCLASHL from the coding sequence ATGAAAAATGTAGACTGCAATATAGAAAAAATGAATGAAAAATCTTATAATACTATAAAACGAGATATGATTAAAAATTTAGCCGAAACTTTCATTCAAACTAAAAAAGCAAATGAATTAACAGCTATTAGTTTAGCAGAAAAAGAGCTCAACGGCATATTGACGGAAGGAGTAAAAACAAAGAATCATAATTTATATGTTGTTAAAAAGGACAGTCAAAAAATAGGCTATCTTTGGTATTTTATAATTACTCATAATAACGAAACATTTCCTTTTGTGATGGAGATAAACATAGATAAACAATATAGAAATAAAGGTTATGGGAAACAAACCATGCTGCTACTTGAAAAAGAAACTATCAATTTAGGTTATAATAAAATAAGGCTTCATGTACTTTTAAATAACACCACTGCTTATAATATGTATAAAAACTTAAACTATAAAACTATTAAAAAAATAGACGATGGAGAAATATTGGAAAAGGAACTAAATGGATGCCTCGCCAGTCATCTCTAA
- a CDS encoding GNAT family N-acetyltransferase, with translation MSIKSIRLTDKIISQKEVKDFLQKADLNQRGNLIGLFDKEKIIGAGSLYTNSFHPYRDYINIHVEKDYRNKGLRSRLLKALKEKSEKKRFQVMCSSGKEELIQFLLKEGFVLARRSYSFDLKKEAQNIFLSKETSIEFKNMQIKPLINLNSKEKEEFKKIFYFNYADTHKSINPLNKNICIKEFSNEILADCDKEKSSCLISNNEVSAYVIVYMENFPEIGYLGGKTIEGIETYLNYFQVIINNLLNAYEQIYFEIDDTDYYAFPLMTALQVNCKESYNTYVLD, from the coding sequence ATGAGCATAAAATCAATTAGACTTACCGATAAAATTATTTCTCAAAAAGAAGTAAAAGACTTTCTTCAAAAAGCTGATCTTAACCAAAGAGGAAATCTAATCGGCTTATTCGATAAAGAAAAGATAATCGGAGCAGGCAGTCTTTACACAAATTCTTTTCATCCATACAGAGATTATATAAATATCCATGTCGAGAAAGACTATAGAAACAAAGGATTAAGAAGCCGGCTTTTAAAAGCCTTAAAAGAAAAATCCGAAAAAAAAAGATTTCAAGTTATGTGTTCTTCAGGTAAAGAGGAGTTAATTCAATTTTTACTTAAAGAAGGTTTTGTTTTAGCCCGCAGGTCATATAGTTTTGATCTAAAAAAAGAAGCTCAAAATATTTTTTTGTCAAAGGAAACTTCTATCGAATTTAAAAATATGCAGATAAAACCTCTTATAAATTTAAATTCAAAAGAAAAAGAAGAATTCAAAAAAATATTTTACTTTAATTATGCCGATACACACAAAAGCATAAACCCTCTCAATAAAAATATATGTATAAAAGAATTTTCAAATGAAATTTTAGCCGATTGCGATAAAGAAAAATCCTCATGTTTAATTTCTAATAACGAAGTATCAGCCTATGTGATAGTTTATATGGAAAATTTTCCCGAAATCGGCTACCTTGGCGGAAAGACAATAGAAGGAATCGAAACCTATCTAAATTATTTTCAAGTTATAATCAATAATCTATTAAACGCTTATGAGCAAATTTATTTTGAAATAGATGATACCGATTATTATGCCTTTCCACTAATGACGGCCTTGCAAGTTAACTGTAAAGAATCGTATAATACTTATGTCCTTGATTAA
- the ispH gene encoding 4-hydroxy-3-methylbut-2-enyl diphosphate reductase — protein sequence MVVKRAEVLGYCSGVRRAVDTVLTIAKENTENKLGFYTFGPLIHNPSTMLRLKQMGVKTIDTENFIGDEDYKDSVIVIRAHGIPPSKKDELEKSGAKVIDATCSRVKASQALAKKHSEKAFVILAGDKNHGELISIAGYAEGKCLIVQNAEEAALIDLPSSLSANGSAVLIAQTTIKESEYEAIASALKKRISDLKVFNTICPATYDRQAALKKLAYEVDALLVIGGKNSANTKRLFQTAVDTKKPSWLIEDASEIPKEVFSYSVIGLTAGASTPDFIIDGVEKKLLEG from the coding sequence ATGGTTGTAAAACGTGCAGAAGTTTTAGGTTATTGTTCCGGAGTACGCAGAGCTGTTGATACGGTTCTTACAATAGCAAAAGAAAATACTGAAAATAAATTAGGTTTTTATACCTTCGGCCCCTTGATTCATAATCCTTCCACAATGTTACGGCTAAAACAAATGGGCGTAAAAACTATTGATACTGAAAATTTTATCGGGGATGAAGACTATAAAGATTCCGTTATCGTAATAAGGGCTCACGGTATTCCTCCGTCAAAAAAAGATGAGTTGGAAAAAAGCGGGGCTAAGGTGATAGATGCAACATGCTCCAGAGTAAAGGCAAGTCAGGCCCTTGCAAAAAAACATTCTGAAAAAGCCTTTGTTATTTTAGCTGGAGATAAAAACCACGGAGAACTTATAAGCATTGCAGGTTATGCGGAAGGAAAATGCTTAATCGTTCAAAACGCCGAAGAAGCCGCTTTAATAGATTTACCTTCTTCTTTGAGTGCAAATGGGAGTGCCGTTTTAATTGCTCAAACGACGATTAAGGAATCGGAATATGAGGCAATAGCTTCGGCTTTGAAGAAAAGGATTTCCGATTTAAAGGTATTCAATACGATTTGTCCTGCAACCTACGATAGGCAGGCTGCCTTAAAAAAATTGGCTTATGAAGTTGATGCACTTTTAGTTATAGGCGGAAAAAATTCGGCAAATACAAAAAGACTCTTTCAAACCGCTGTTGACACAAAAAAGCCTTCATGGTTGATCGAAGATGCCTCTGAAATACCGAAAGAGGTTTTTTCTTATTCAGTAATCGGTTTAACAGCCGGAGCTTCAACTCCGGATTTTATAATCGATGGGGTAGAAAAAAAATTACTTGAGGGATAA
- the alr gene encoding alanine racemase, translating into MRATKAIIHLDNLQYNIKEIKKRLNKNVKICLPVKADAYGHGAVRVAVAAIRAGVSYLAVASIQEAVELREAGIVAPIISLSLPVLEEIPELLKYDIEPLVIDEEFINDLNRFAKKLNKKAGVHLKIDTGMRRIGCSPMEAVKLAVQIDRADNLELKGVCTHFAVSDSTDEKNIKFTKKQISIFKDSITEIKKAGINPGLIHAANSGAVLQYPEAQFDMVRPGILVYGYAPSPSLNSLIDLKPVMELVTQVVLIKKIEKDTSVSYDRCWTAEKETFIATLPIGYADGLMRSLSGLKVRIGKDFFPIIGRICMDQCMIDIGSSPWVQRWDEVCIFGPVSKEHPKNNTAQDLAKIAGTIPYELTCDINKRVPRIFIDETIQ; encoded by the coding sequence ATGAGAGCGACAAAGGCGATTATCCATTTGGATAACTTACAATATAATATTAAAGAAATAAAAAAACGGCTTAACAAGAATGTAAAGATTTGTCTTCCGGTCAAGGCCGATGCCTACGGACATGGGGCTGTGAGGGTTGCGGTTGCAGCAATAAGGGCAGGAGTTTCTTATTTGGCTGTTGCCTCTATTCAGGAAGCTGTCGAATTAAGAGAAGCTGGTATTGTAGCCCCGATTATTTCTTTAAGCCTTCCCGTGCTTGAAGAAATTCCAGAGCTTTTAAAATACGATATTGAGCCCTTGGTTATAGATGAGGAGTTTATAAACGATTTAAACCGTTTTGCAAAAAAACTGAATAAGAAGGCCGGGGTTCATCTTAAAATAGATACCGGAATGCGCAGGATAGGCTGCTCCCCTATGGAAGCCGTTAAACTTGCGGTACAGATAGACCGTGCCGACAACCTTGAGCTTAAAGGCGTATGTACGCATTTCGCCGTTTCGGATTCTACCGATGAAAAAAATATTAAATTTACAAAAAAACAGATTTCTATTTTTAAGGACTCAATAACAGAAATAAAAAAAGCGGGGATTAATCCCGGATTAATTCATGCCGCAAACTCAGGAGCTGTTCTTCAATATCCCGAAGCCCAGTTCGATATGGTGCGTCCGGGAATATTGGTTTACGGTTATGCTCCCTCTCCATCGCTAAATTCTTTAATAGATTTAAAGCCCGTAATGGAGCTTGTTACACAGGTAGTGCTTATCAAAAAAATTGAAAAGGATACAAGCGTCTCTTATGATAGATGTTGGACAGCCGAAAAAGAAACATTTATTGCAACCCTTCCTATAGGCTATGCGGACGGGCTTATGCGTTCTCTTAGCGGATTAAAAGTGAGAATAGGAAAAGATTTTTTTCCAATCATCGGCCGCATTTGTATGGATCAATGTATGATAGATATAGGTTCTTCTCCATGGGTTCAAAGATGGGATGAGGTTTGTATCTTCGGTCCTGTTTCAAAAGAACATCCTAAAAATAATACGGCCCAGGATCTTGCAAAGATTGCCGGAACTATTCCTTATGAACTGACATGCGATATAAACAAGAGAGTTCCGCGTATTTTTATTGATGAAACCATACAATAA
- a CDS encoding alpha-2-macroglobulin family protein has translation MKSLNSLSKQLLAALVLVLSASVFIAGCKKNDQALQNAMDDIESISYGALKRLEPINVIFKEEIKHPENLEKACVLTPKPSGEWKIMGKNQITFTPSSAYSFKTDLNLELDVGLLLENTEKKKGISLTFSIAHPEFKLISGELIPDEKKENIFRFEGIGETDIPETLTSIEKMLTADLKMGNSKSNPAIKVSQGAASNQYKISIKEISRKKQVQELNLSWNLEALGGEGSNSANFTVAALSVFQVTSFSQETGSEIQVNFSDMLDSSQDLRGFIKLESSPEMPFRYGIDGYKLKIFSQNGLFPDNTRLSILPGIKNSRGKKLETQADFSVTVAWEKPSIRFTKAGNIIPAKEMSVLVSTKNISGLMLEAFQIYDKNMTQFLQINTIDGSYELNRVGEPVWRQSFDLEWNSSMKNKTVQHSLDLSKLIKKFPGGMFELRASFTKKHSMYESPSKSNEFSHLPFPKDISEIENFKNIETDYWNNSDIEDEDRYKFWSNRENPNHPAFYLPSYSNYCMAIKRILVSNIGLSAKKDREGKLYISAADLLTAEPMSGVNISLFNFAQKEFESGKTDGDGLLMLKNENDAFLIRAEKSGDVNWLPLNSEVLSTSHFQVEGESSKKGVKGYIYGERGVWRPGDDIHLVFILQDLEKNLPKDYPVKFYLEDPLGKKTDTKVFTSSVDGFYRIDTKTNAQDKTGIWYARVTAGGKTWSKSIKVESIVPNRLFVNLDPKAKYFSEGYNPVVLGGEWLHGAKASGLEAEISVRYVLNRTPFENYKNYNFINPELRVQQDSNTIWEGALNDSGKAEINLYLSSEAKAPGKLKAIFETRIYEPSGAFSTENKVFDYSPYSRYVGMQIPKSDDEYRDMLYTNKDQTLNFAVLDPEGNPVKEGVNLSVDLYKLEWYWWWEADEESANYTNSRYTQHIKNWNISAKGGKAELKMKVTDGDWGRYLITVSDPNGGHSSAQVVYFDWEGWASRKTSDESSDSIIMLTTDKAKYYADDTAEITFPGYEGAKALITLEKNGRVLKQEWIKSKGKIFSYKLKLDPSMAPNIYAHVSLIQEHSQTKNSLPIRMYGITPVMIENKLSRLSPVIQAEPSYEPNSKVSFTVSEEKGRPMTFTVAVVDEGLLGLTAFHTGNPWDSFYKKESSQITSWDVYKYVIGAYSGNIESILSVGGGGFIDNKTSKNAERFKPVVYFFGPFEIKAKEKKTIEFDLPQYIGALRIMAVAGKDGAYGIKEETVKVKSDLIVMPTLPRTMGIGETIEVPVTVFNGTSSEKKAKVVLKSEGAINISETKDLSIPANSDSSVFFKVKTDKGGIAKFTAEASASGISKTAKAFTEIDVLSRGIPYSTVELINIEAGKTFAKTVPLKGENGTKSLSVEISQMPALGLENRLAYLLGYPYGCIEQITSKAFPQLYLNTITALDQTEIDKAKSNVNSVLNRYINYQLRSGGFSYWPGGGYETSWATNYAGHFMVEAKKTGYEVNDSIYQSWLSHQIDMAKNWAGTYSDSMETQAYRLYTLALAGKPEIGAMNRLKNMEQNLNSVSKAFLANAYSLAGHSSTAKAMLEKLYEPTTVYRSTGGNYSSNIRDLALILNAYTTVGETARTTNLISKLAKISSSNDWLSTQETAWILLALAPHYAFDKNKSANYEIVTEGNVIKDKLNNTSKLHNIPVNTETAKKMEIKNTGNTPIFAAINTAGKLNPGSETRIEENLKLSVVYQNEDDQEVSPETLKKGQRFKMRVRVDNKTQGALENLTLSIPIPTGWEITNTRLGGDDDTDSEDERNTRQLYDFQDLKDTHIYTHFALDGYGTKNFEFTGTVTYGGEYYIPAIFVEAMYDYAYRAVLPGTRIKAFE, from the coding sequence ATGAAAAGTTTAAACTCATTATCAAAGCAGCTTTTAGCAGCTCTAGTTCTTGTTTTGTCGGCATCGGTTTTTATAGCCGGTTGTAAAAAAAATGACCAAGCCTTGCAAAATGCAATGGATGATATTGAAAGCATAAGCTACGGAGCCTTAAAGCGGCTTGAGCCTATCAATGTAATTTTTAAAGAAGAAATAAAGCATCCCGAAAACCTTGAAAAGGCCTGCGTTTTAACGCCTAAGCCTTCCGGAGAATGGAAGATAATGGGTAAAAATCAAATTACCTTTACCCCCTCATCAGCCTACAGCTTTAAAACCGATCTTAACTTGGAATTGGATGTAGGACTTCTCCTTGAAAACACCGAAAAGAAAAAGGGAATCAGCCTTACATTCAGCATAGCTCATCCTGAGTTTAAACTTATATCGGGAGAACTAATCCCCGACGAAAAAAAAGAAAATATTTTTAGATTTGAAGGTATCGGCGAAACCGATATACCTGAAACCCTTACCTCAATAGAAAAAATGCTTACCGCCGATTTAAAGATGGGAAATTCAAAGTCAAACCCTGCTATAAAGGTTAGCCAAGGAGCCGCATCCAATCAATATAAAATAAGCATAAAAGAAATAAGCAGAAAAAAACAAGTTCAAGAATTGAACCTATCATGGAATTTGGAAGCTCTCGGCGGAGAGGGCTCAAATTCTGCAAACTTTACCGTAGCTGCCCTATCGGTTTTTCAGGTAACTTCTTTTTCTCAAGAAACGGGAAGCGAAATACAGGTAAACTTTTCGGATATGCTGGACTCTTCACAAGATTTAAGGGGCTTTATAAAACTTGAATCGTCTCCCGAAATGCCTTTTAGATACGGCATTGACGGATATAAGCTTAAAATCTTTTCACAAAACGGGCTTTTCCCCGATAATACACGCTTATCGATACTGCCCGGCATAAAAAACTCAAGAGGAAAAAAACTTGAAACCCAAGCCGATTTTTCCGTAACGGTTGCCTGGGAAAAACCGTCAATACGCTTTACAAAGGCCGGAAATATAATTCCTGCAAAGGAAATGTCCGTCCTTGTTTCTACAAAAAATATCAGCGGCCTTATGCTCGAAGCCTTTCAAATCTATGATAAAAATATGACGCAATTTCTCCAGATAAATACTATAGACGGAAGCTATGAGCTAAACCGAGTAGGAGAACCCGTCTGGCGGCAGAGCTTTGACCTTGAATGGAACAGCTCGATGAAAAATAAAACGGTTCAACACTCCCTCGACCTCAGCAAGCTGATAAAAAAATTTCCCGGCGGTATGTTCGAGCTTCGTGCAAGTTTTACAAAAAAGCACAGCATGTATGAATCGCCTTCCAAATCCAACGAGTTTTCACACCTTCCTTTCCCCAAGGATATAAGCGAAATAGAAAACTTTAAAAACATCGAAACCGATTATTGGAATAATTCCGATATAGAAGATGAAGACCGTTATAAATTTTGGTCGAACCGGGAAAACCCGAATCATCCGGCCTTTTACCTTCCGTCATACAGCAATTACTGTATGGCAATAAAAAGAATTTTGGTTTCAAACATAGGCTTATCGGCAAAAAAAGACAGGGAAGGAAAACTTTACATCAGTGCTGCCGACCTATTGACGGCCGAACCTATGAGCGGTGTAAATATAAGTTTATTTAACTTTGCTCAAAAAGAATTTGAATCAGGCAAAACCGACGGCGACGGGCTTTTAATGCTCAAAAATGAAAACGATGCCTTCCTTATAAGAGCCGAAAAAAGCGGAGATGTAAACTGGCTTCCCCTTAATTCCGAAGTGCTTTCTACAAGTCATTTTCAAGTAGAAGGAGAGTCTTCAAAAAAAGGAGTTAAAGGTTATATTTACGGGGAACGCGGAGTTTGGCGCCCCGGAGACGATATTCATCTTGTATTTATCTTACAGGATTTGGAAAAAAATCTACCGAAAGATTACCCTGTTAAATTCTATCTTGAAGACCCATTAGGCAAAAAAACGGATACTAAGGTTTTTACTTCTTCGGTAGACGGCTTTTATAGGATAGATACTAAAACCAATGCTCAAGACAAGACAGGTATTTGGTATGCAAGAGTTACAGCCGGAGGAAAGACCTGGTCTAAGAGCATAAAGGTTGAATCCATTGTACCCAACCGCCTTTTTGTAAACCTTGATCCTAAAGCAAAATATTTTTCCGAAGGCTACAATCCTGTGGTGCTTGGAGGCGAGTGGCTCCATGGGGCAAAGGCTTCCGGCTTAGAGGCCGAAATTTCCGTCCGCTATGTTTTAAACCGGACACCTTTTGAAAATTATAAAAACTACAATTTTATAAATCCTGAACTTAGAGTACAACAAGACTCAAACACAATTTGGGAAGGAGCCCTAAATGATTCGGGAAAAGCCGAAATAAATCTTTATCTTTCATCCGAAGCAAAAGCCCCCGGAAAACTAAAAGCAATTTTTGAAACAAGAATATATGAGCCTTCAGGCGCCTTTTCTACGGAAAACAAGGTCTTTGATTATTCACCCTATTCACGCTATGTCGGAATGCAGATTCCTAAAAGCGATGATGAGTATAGGGATATGCTTTACACCAATAAGGACCAAACCCTAAATTTTGCGGTTTTGGATCCTGAGGGAAATCCCGTAAAAGAAGGTGTAAACTTAAGCGTAGACCTTTATAAGCTGGAATGGTATTGGTGGTGGGAAGCAGATGAAGAAAGTGCCAACTATACAAATTCAAGGTACACTCAACATATAAAAAACTGGAATATTTCGGCAAAGGGCGGAAAGGCAGAGCTTAAGATGAAGGTTACGGATGGAGATTGGGGCAGGTATTTGATTACGGTTTCAGATCCGAACGGAGGGCACAGCTCGGCTCAGGTAGTATACTTTGACTGGGAAGGATGGGCCAGCCGAAAAACAAGCGATGAGTCAAGCGATTCAATCATCATGCTCACAACCGATAAAGCAAAATACTATGCCGATGATACTGCCGAAATTACATTCCCCGGATACGAGGGAGCAAAAGCCCTAATCACACTCGAAAAAAACGGCAGGGTTCTAAAACAAGAATGGATAAAATCCAAGGGAAAAATTTTCTCGTACAAATTAAAACTTGATCCCTCGATGGCTCCGAACATCTACGCCCATGTAAGTTTAATACAGGAGCACAGCCAGACAAAAAACAGTCTGCCCATAAGAATGTACGGCATAACCCCTGTAATGATTGAAAACAAATTATCAAGACTAAGTCCCGTGATACAAGCGGAACCGAGCTATGAACCTAACAGCAAGGTTTCGTTTACGGTAAGCGAAGAAAAAGGAAGACCCATGACCTTTACCGTTGCCGTTGTAGACGAGGGACTCTTGGGTCTTACAGCCTTCCATACAGGTAATCCTTGGGACAGCTTTTATAAAAAAGAGTCCTCGCAAATTACCTCTTGGGATGTTTATAAATACGTAATCGGAGCCTACAGCGGCAATATAGAATCGATTCTCTCGGTCGGAGGAGGAGGCTTTATAGACAATAAGACCTCAAAGAATGCGGAACGCTTTAAACCGGTTGTTTACTTTTTCGGCCCCTTTGAAATCAAAGCAAAGGAAAAGAAAACAATCGAATTCGATCTTCCTCAGTACATCGGAGCCTTGCGCATTATGGCAGTTGCAGGAAAGGACGGAGCCTACGGTATAAAAGAAGAAACCGTAAAGGTAAAAAGCGATCTTATCGTAATGCCTACCCTTCCCCGCACCATGGGTATAGGAGAAACAATCGAGGTTCCCGTAACAGTCTTTAACGGAACTTCGTCCGAAAAAAAAGCAAAGGTGGTTTTAAAAAGCGAGGGAGCTATAAATATAAGCGAAACAAAAGACTTAAGTATCCCTGCAAATTCCGACTCTTCCGTTTTCTTTAAGGTAAAAACGGATAAGGGCGGCATCGCAAAATTCACAGCGGAAGCCTCGGCCTCAGGCATTTCAAAAACGGCAAAGGCCTTTACCGAAATAGATGTGCTTTCCAGAGGAATACCCTACTCTACAGTCGAGCTTATAAATATTGAAGCCGGAAAAACATTTGCTAAAACCGTTCCGCTAAAAGGCGAAAACGGAACAAAGAGTTTAAGCGTAGAAATTTCTCAAATGCCGGCCCTAGGACTTGAAAACCGTCTGGCCTATCTTTTAGGTTATCCTTACGGCTGTATCGAACAGATAACATCCAAGGCTTTCCCTCAATTATACCTAAACACGATAACGGCCTTAGACCAAACGGAAATCGATAAGGCAAAGAGCAATGTAAACTCAGTCCTAAACCGCTATATAAACTATCAGCTCAGGTCGGGAGGATTCAGCTATTGGCCGGGCGGCGGATATGAAACTTCGTGGGCTACAAACTATGCAGGACACTTTATGGTAGAAGCAAAAAAGACCGGCTATGAAGTAAATGACAGCATCTATCAAAGCTGGCTTTCCCACCAAATCGACATGGCAAAAAATTGGGCAGGCACATATTCGGACAGCATGGAAACTCAGGCCTACCGCCTATACACCCTTGCCCTTGCAGGTAAACCCGAAATAGGAGCAATGAACCGTTTAAAAAATATGGAGCAGAACCTCAACTCCGTATCAAAGGCCTTCCTCGCAAATGCTTACAGTCTTGCAGGCCATAGCAGTACGGCCAAGGCAATGCTCGAAAAGCTCTATGAGCCGACCACAGTTTATAGAAGCACGGGCGGAAACTATTCGTCGAATATCAGGGACTTGGCTTTAATCTTAAATGCTTACACCACTGTCGGAGAAACCGCAAGGACGACGAACCTTATTTCAAAGCTTGCTAAAATTTCTTCAAGCAACGATTGGCTTTCGACACAGGAAACGGCTTGGATTCTTTTAGCCCTGGCACCCCACTACGCCTTCGACAAAAATAAGAGTGCAAACTATGAGATTGTAACCGAAGGAAATGTAATCAAGGACAAATTGAACAATACATCTAAACTCCATAATATTCCTGTAAATACCGAAACGGCAAAAAAGATGGAAATTAAGAATACGGGAAATACACCTATCTTCGCTGCTATAAATACGGCAGGAAAACTTAACCCGGGAAGCGAAACCCGCATCGAAGAAAACTTAAAACTTTCGGTTGTATATCAAAACGAGGATGATCAAGAAGTTTCGCCTGAGACCTTAAAAAAAGGACAGAGGTTTAAGATGAGGGTAAGAGTCGACAATAAGACTCAAGGCGCCCTTGAAAACCTTACCCTTTCAATCCCCATTCCGACAGGCTGGGAAATTACAAACACAAGACTCGGAGGCGATGATGATACGGATTCGGAAGACGAGCGCAACACAAGGCAATTATATGACTTCCAAGATTTAAAGGACACTCATATTTACACTCACTTTGCCTTGGACGGCTACGGCACAAAGAACTTTGAGTTTACGGGAACCGTAACATACGGAGGAGAATACTATATACCGGCAATCTTTGTCGAGGCTATGTACGATTATGCTTACAGAGCCGTCCTCCCCGGCACAAGAATAAAGGCGTTTGAGTAA
- a CDS encoding ankyrin repeat domain-containing protein gives MHIDEFIKAAKKNDIELIKTYLQKGFDINTQDKDGFTAVMEAAEFGYKDLFWFLIEKGADVLIKADYNFSIVHAVGLGGDKKMLDYVISKGACIDEKVTGGEQDGMTIRDYALLAKNDEVYRELKLL, from the coding sequence ATGCACATTGACGAATTTATAAAAGCTGCAAAAAAGAATGATATTGAGCTTATAAAAACTTATTTACAAAAGGGCTTTGATATTAATACTCAAGACAAGGACGGATTTACGGCTGTTATGGAAGCAGCCGAATTCGGCTATAAGGATTTATTTTGGTTTTTAATCGAAAAAGGAGCAGATGTTTTAATTAAAGCGGATTATAATTTTTCGATAGTTCACGCCGTCGGTTTAGGCGGCGACAAAAAAATGCTTGACTATGTAATCTCAAAGGGTGCCTGCATAGACGAAAAAGTTACAGGCGGAGAACAGGACGGCATGACAATAAGGGATTATGCTCTTTTAGCAAAGAATGACGAAGTATACAGGGAACTAAAACTTTTATAA